CGTCGGCAAGCACCAGGGTGGAGGCCAGCCGCTCCTGCAGCGCGTCGAGGGCCTTGCGCTGCTTCGCCGACTCCTCCTCGCCGATGGTGCCGGGGTCGAGGCTGCCCTCGTCGACGACGGGCGTGCGGCCTCCCGGGCTGGCGAGGTCGACGTCGATCCCCGCGTCGGCGAAGACCTCGAGCGGGGCGAGCAGCTCCTCGGCCCAGAAGCCGGTGGGGTGCGTGGTGCCGTCGTTGAGCGTCCAGTGGTCGGCTCCGGTCAGGACGGTCAGGATCCTGGGCATGGCGGTACTCCTCGGGGGTGGGGGTGCGGCGTCGGGAGGCGCCGTCGTGACGACGCTAGCCAGCCGTGCCATGCGCGGCCCGTGGCGTCGAGGGGGTGCGGGGACGCACGATCGCCCCGGCGGGAGGCCCGCCGGGGCGTTGGTGTGGTGTCTCATGAGGGCTGCTGGTGATGGTGCCGGTGGAGCTGCGGGGAATCGAACCCCGGTCCTCGAGCGCCGACCCAGGTCTTCTCCGGGTGCAGTCCGTGCGATCGCTTTTCTCGGCCTCGGTGCTCCCACGGACAGGTCACCGACAGGCTCAGTCAGGATTGAGTCCCGGCCGCCCCTCCTGACAGAGAGCGACCAGCAAGTCTCCTAGATGAGGCCTGGATCCGGGACGGAGACGGGTGCCCGGTCAGACCCTTCGATCACTGCTCAGGCAGCGAGAGCGAAGTCGTTGCGATTGGTGTTGGCAACTATGGATTTCCAGCGGACATTTACGAGTTGACGCTGGCTTCTCGACCCGCTTCTCCTGGGACTAACGTCCCAAGTCGAAACCGATCAGCCCCTCTTGAGTTGTGACTCGATCATACGGGTCAACGCCGCACGCCGTCGCCCGCATTCCCGGTGGGACGTGACACACCCTGCGCCGCGACCCGCGGCAAAGCGTGCGCCGAGGCGACACGGGGTGTGCCGGAAACCGGCGTGCCGGGGCCTCGGTCGTGGTGCACCCCGTGTCGCATCGAGGCACACCTCGCGGTGGGACGCGAGCCGGGCCGTGTCAGGTCACCCGAGGGTCAGCCGTGCGTCGCTGACCACGGCGACCATCTCCTCCAGGCTGATGCCGAGGTCGAGCTCGCGCGGGTCGCCGGTGACGACGGCGCCCGTGTAGCGCGCCACGACGTCCTCGCCGTCGCGGCGGTCGATGACGTAGACGACCCCCGGGTCCTCCTCGGGCTCCTCCTCCTGCCAGCCGAGCAGCAGCCGCCCACCGGAGGGGTCGTCGCCGAGCTCGACGCAGGCGTCGAAGAAGGACTCGTCGGCGCACACGAGCGGGTTGTCGGTCGTGGGCGCGACGGCGACGTCCAGCGAGTCGCGGCGTCCCACCACGAGGGTGGCGCCGTCGGCGTCGACCTCGAGCTCGCGGGTCATCACGTCCCACGGCTCCGCGATCCGCGGCTCGCGGCCGAGGTGGTCGGCGACGACCTCGGCGTACGCCTCGAGCGACGGCGGCTTCCCCGCGGGCGTCGTCGCGGCGTCGTCCGACCCGCACCCGGACAGGGCGAGCAGGACGATCGCCCCCGCGAGCGGCCCGAGCCGCCGCACGTCAGGCCTCGTCGGGGGACCCGGCCTCGGCTCCCCCGTCCGGCACGGGCTCGGGCGGCTGGTGCAGCCGCACCCGGGTGATCCGGTGCCCGTCGACCTCGGCCACCTCGAGCACGTGGTCGCCCGCGGCGACCCGGTCGCCGACGCCGCCCATCCGGGCCAGTCCGTGCAGGACGTAGCCCGCGACCGTCTCGTAGGGGCCGTCCTCGAGAGCGAGGCCGGTGCGGTCGGCGAAGTCCTCGATGGACAGGCCGGCGTCGTAGGTCTCGGGGTCGGCGGCCGCCTCCCGCTCGGCGTCGCGGTCGTACTCGTCCTGGATCTCGCCGACCAGCTCCTCCACCAGGTCCTCGAGGGTGACGATGCCGTCGGTGCCGCCGTACTCGTCGACGACGAGGGCGATGTGGGCGCCGAGGCGCCGCAGCTGGTCCATCGAGGGCAGCACCCGGTTGGTGCGCGGCAGCACCGGCAGCTCGCGGACCAGGTCGGCGACGGTGCGCTCGCGGTCGTTGGCGTGGAGGAGGACGTCGCGCAGGTGGAGGTAGCCGAGCACCTCGTCGAAGTTGCTGCCGGTGACCGGGTAGCGCGTGTAGGGCTCCGACGCGATCACCGCGACCGCGTCGGCCAGGGTCAGGTCGCCGCGCAGGAAGACGACGTCGCCACGCGGCTTCATCACCTCGCTGAGCGAGCGGTCGCCGGCGTCGAACACGTCGTCGACCAGCTTGCGCTCGTCCTCCGGGATGTCCTCGTGGCCCGAGATCATCATCCGCAGCTCCTCCTCGTCGACCTCGTCGCCCGCGGCGTCGGGGTTGCCGCCGAGGAGCCGGACGAGCGCGTTGGTCGACAGGGAGAGCAGCCAGATCACCGGCGTCATCACCCGGGCAAAGACGCCGAGCGGAGGGGCGAAGAGCTTGGACACGCCGACCGAGCGCTGGAGCGCGAGGCGCTTGGGCACCAGCTCGCCGAGGACCAGCGAGAGGTAGGACACGACGAGGGTGGTCACGACGAGCGAGACGGTGTCGGGCGCCGGGACGCCGAGGCCCTCCCAGATCCCCACGAACGCCGGCGCCAGGGTCGAGGCGCCGAACGCGGCGGAGAAGAACCCGGCGACGGTGACGCCGATCTGGACCGCGGACAGGAACCGGTTGGGGTCGCGGGCGAGCGACGCGACGGCGTGGCCGCGGCCGCCCTCGGTGTCGAGGCGGTCCACCTGGCCGGCGCGCAGCGAGACCAGCGCGATCTCGGTCGCGGCGAAGACACCACCCACGAGGATGAACGCGAGGACGAGCAGGACGTCGATCCAGGTGCCGGCTTCCACGCGCACAACCTACCGAGCCGCGCCCAACGCCGGTGAGGTCAGCGGCCGCGGATCGCGGCGCCCACCGCCGCGACGGGGAGCCCCGGGGGCACCATCACCAGCCGGTCGCCCAGCTCGAGGGACGCGAGGAACGGCGATCCCCGACCCAGCAGCGCGAGCTGGCGAACCACACCCTCGCGCAGCGGCTCGCCGACCTCGGCGACGCCGCCGCCGACCACGATCCGCTCGGGGTCGATCGTCAGGCCGACCACCCGGACCGCGCTCGCGACGCCCCAGCAGAACCGGTCGCGGACCGCGACCGCCTTGGCGTCGCCCGACGCGGCCGCCGCGAACAGCGCCGCCGCGGAGTGGCCGCGCACGGTCGGCCAGGCGCGCGCCACGGCGCGTCCGGAGGCGACGGTCTCGAGGCAGCCGCGCTGACCGCACCCGCAGACCTCCCCGGCGGGATCGACCGGCACGTGCCCGATCTCGCCGGCGGCCCCGTGCGCACCGCGACGCAGCCGGCCGTCGACGACCACGCCTGCGGCGAGGCCGGTGCCGAGGCTGAGGTAGACCACGTCGTCGACGCCGGTGAGCGCCTGCGCGGCGAGGGCGGCGGCGTTGACGTCGTTCTCCACCACCACCGGCACGCAGAGCCGCTCGGACAGCAGCCGCCGCAGCGGCAGGTCGTCACCGTCGACGCCGAGGTTGACGGCGTGGCGCAGCACCCCGCGGCCGACGTCGACCAGTCCCGGCACGCCCACGCCCAGCCGGTCGGTGAGCGGCAGCCCGGTCTCCGCGCGCAGCGCCTCGAACACCGCGTGGGCGGTGGCCAGCAGCCCCTCGGCACCCGGCACGGTCTCCCGGCGCACCTGCGCGAGGACCGTCCCGTCGGGCTCGAGGACGACGCCGTGGGTCTTGGTGCCGCCGATGTCGAGCCCGACCGTGCGGGCGCCGGCGAGCGGCGGGCTCACCGCGCCCACCCGGCGTCGCGCAGGACGGCCTCCACCGCCGCGACCGCGGGCCCGGACGACCCGCGCGTGCAGATCCGCGGGAGGCCGACGTCGTACGCCCCGGGCCAGCCCCACTCGACGACCACCGCGGCGCGGCCGTCGCGGGCCAGGGACCGCAGCAGGTCGAGCACCTCGGGGCGGCGGGCGGCGTCGCGCACCTGCACGACCAGCGCGGCGCCGTCGGACGGCAGGCCGGCGCCGGACGCGTCGACGCGGACGTCGGGCCGGATCCCCCACGCGACGTCGCCGACCGCGATGTTGGCGCTCGTCTCGACCGACACCACCACGGCGCCGTCCAGGTCGGGCAGCGCCCCCTCGCGCACCAGCGCCCCCGCGACCGCGGCGACCTGCCGCTCGTGGTCGGGCAGCGCCGGCTGCGAGGTGGCGTCCACCCGCATCGCGCGCACCCGGGCCGCCGCGTCGGCGAGCCGGGCGGCCGGGAGGCGCCCGTCCTCGACGGCGCGGACCACGGCGTCGCGCACCTCGAGCACCAGCGCGGCGGGCTTGTCGGGGCCGAGGCAGAGCAGGTCGCATCCGGCGGCCAGGGCCAGCACCGCCGCCTCGGGGATGCCGCGACCGGCGGAGGCGCCGGCCATGTCGAGCGCGTCGCTGACGATGACGCCGTCGAACTCCAGCACGTCGCGCAGCATCCCGAGCACGACCGGGCTCAGCGTGGCCGGCCGGTGCGGGTCGAGCGCGGGCACCACGATGTGGGACGTCATCACCGCGGCGGTGCCGGCCTCGACGGCCGCGTCGAACGGCACCAGCTCGCGCGCGGCGAGGGTGTCGGCGTCGACGTCGACCCGGGGCAGGTCGAGGTGGCTGTCGACCGCGGTGTCGCCGTGCCCCGGGAAGTGCTTGGCGCAGGCGGCGACGCCGGCCGACTGGACGCCGCGGGTCCAGGCGGCGACGTGCTCGGCCACCCGGTGCGGCTCGGTGCCGAAGCTGCGGGTGCCGATGACCGGGTTGAGCGGGTCGCTGTTGACGTCCGCGTCGGGCGCGAGGTCGAGGGTGATCCCGAGCGCGGCGAGCTCGTGGCCGACCCACCGGCCGACCGCCTCGGTCAGGTCGGGGTCGCCGACCCCGCCGAGCGCGGCGGCGCCGAGCACCGGGCTCGGCTCGCGGGTGTGCAGCCGGCTGACGTCGCCGCCCTCCTCGTCGACCGCGACCACGGCCAGCGGGTTGGCGGCGCGTACGGCGGCGACCAGGGCGGCGGTCGTGGCGTGGCCGGCGGCGGTGTTGCTGCCGAAGAGGCACACGCCGCCGAGCCCCTGCTCGAGCAGCGCGCGGTGGTCGTCGGGCAGCGTGGTCCCCTCGAAGCCGGGGAGCAGCACCTGCAGCGCGAGGCCGCGTACGTCCACCGGGCTCATCCCTTGACCGCGCCGGCGGTGAGGCCGCTGGCCATCCGGCCCTGGACGACGAGGAAGAACACGATCACCGGCACCGCGATGAGCGTCGAGCCGGCCATGATGCCGCCCCAGTCGGTGCCGCGGTTGACGTCGGTGAAGGTCGAGAGCCACAGCGGCAGCGTGCGGTGGTCCTCGCGGGTCATCACGACCAGCGCGAGGGTGAACTCGTTCCACGCCTGGATGAAGCCGAAGACGCCGGTGGCGACCAGGCCCGGCGCGAGCAGCGGGAAGGTGATCCGGAAGAACGCCTGGGTGCGGGTGCAGCCGTCCATCATCGCGGCCTCCTCCAGCTCGTAGGGGACCCCCTCGACGAAGCCGCGCAGGGTCCAGATCGTGAAGGGCAGCACCCCGGCGACGTAGACGACGGTGAGCCCGACGACGGTGTTGAGCAGGTCCGTCGCCTCCAGCATCTTGTACTGGGAGATGAACAGCCCCTCCGCCGGGATCATCTGGATGACCAGCAGGGTCACCACGAAGGAGATCCTGCCGCGGAAGCGGAAGCGCGAGACCGCGACCGCCGCGACGAACGCGAAGGTGAGGGCCACGACGAGGGTCAGCCCGGTGACCATCAGGCTGGTTCGCATCGCGCTGACGAACTGGTCGGTCTCGAAGACGGTGCGGAAGTTGTCGAGGTCACCGCCGAACGGCACCCACGTCGGCACCGGGTTGCGGATCTGGTTGCGGTCGAGGAACGAGCTGTTGACCATCCAGTAGACCGGGAAGGCAGCGAGCACGAAGGCCACGACGCCGACGGTGTTGGCCGCCCAGCGGACCGGGCGCGACGGGGTGCTGGACATCTCAGGCCTGCCTCTCCTGGCGCAGCATCGCGCGGACGTAGGGCGCGGTGAGCACCACCGTCAGCGCGAGCATGAAGACCGCGACGGCCGCCGAGGTGCCGAAGTCACCGCCGCCGATGCCGAGCCGGTAGATGTAGGTGCCGAGGAGGTTGGTGCCGCGGGCCGACCCGCCGGCCTCCTGGAGGATGTAGACCTGGGTGAAGACGCGCAGGTCCCAGATGACCTGGAGCAGCGCGACGACCAGCAGGACCGGGCGGACCGTCGGCAGGATGATCGAGGTCAGCCGCTGCCACGCGGTCGCCCCGTCGATCTCGGCGGCCTCCTCGAGCTCCTCCGGCAGCTGGGTGAGCGCGGCGTAGACGGTGAACGCCACGAACGGCACGCTCATCCAGACCACCACGACCGTGGCGACGAAGAAGAAGGACAGCGGTCGCAGCAGCCAGCCGTGGCCCTCGTAGTCGGCGCCCAGCGCGGTGAGCAGGTAGTTGACGACGCCGTACTGGG
Above is a genomic segment from Nocardioides okcheonensis containing:
- a CDS encoding hemolysin family protein, translating into MEAGTWIDVLLVLAFILVGGVFAATEIALVSLRAGQVDRLDTEGGRGHAVASLARDPNRFLSAVQIGVTVAGFFSAAFGASTLAPAFVGIWEGLGVPAPDTVSLVVTTLVVSYLSLVLGELVPKRLALQRSVGVSKLFAPPLGVFARVMTPVIWLLSLSTNALVRLLGGNPDAAGDEVDEEELRMMISGHEDIPEDERKLVDDVFDAGDRSLSEVMKPRGDVVFLRGDLTLADAVAVIASEPYTRYPVTGSNFDEVLGYLHLRDVLLHANDRERTVADLVRELPVLPRTNRVLPSMDQLRRLGAHIALVVDEYGGTDGIVTLEDLVEELVGEIQDEYDRDAEREAAADPETYDAGLSIEDFADRTGLALEDGPYETVAGYVLHGLARMGGVGDRVAAGDHVLEVAEVDGHRITRVRLHQPPEPVPDGGAEAGSPDEA
- a CDS encoding ROK family protein — protein: MSPPLAGARTVGLDIGGTKTHGVVLEPDGTVLAQVRRETVPGAEGLLATAHAVFEALRAETGLPLTDRLGVGVPGLVDVGRGVLRHAVNLGVDGDDLPLRRLLSERLCVPVVVENDVNAAALAAQALTGVDDVVYLSLGTGLAAGVVVDGRLRRGAHGAAGEIGHVPVDPAGEVCGCGQRGCLETVASGRAVARAWPTVRGHSAAALFAAAASGDAKAVAVRDRFCWGVASAVRVVGLTIDPERIVVGGGVAEVGEPLREGVVRQLALLGRGSPFLASLELGDRLVMVPPGLPVAAVGAAIRGR
- a CDS encoding glycoside hydrolase family 3 protein is translated as MSPVDVRGLALQVLLPGFEGTTLPDDHRALLEQGLGGVCLFGSNTAAGHATTAALVAAVRAANPLAVVAVDEEGGDVSRLHTREPSPVLGAAALGGVGDPDLTEAVGRWVGHELAALGITLDLAPDADVNSDPLNPVIGTRSFGTEPHRVAEHVAAWTRGVQSAGVAACAKHFPGHGDTAVDSHLDLPRVDVDADTLAARELVPFDAAVEAGTAAVMTSHIVVPALDPHRPATLSPVVLGMLRDVLEFDGVIVSDALDMAGASAGRGIPEAAVLALAAGCDLLCLGPDKPAALVLEVRDAVVRAVEDGRLPAARLADAAARVRAMRVDATSQPALPDHERQVAAVAGALVREGALPDLDGAVVVSVETSANIAVGDVAWGIRPDVRVDASGAGLPSDGAALVVQVRDAARRPEVLDLLRSLARDGRAAVVVEWGWPGAYDVGLPRICTRGSSGPAVAAVEAVLRDAGWAR
- a CDS encoding carbohydrate ABC transporter permease, which translates into the protein MSSTPSRPVRWAANTVGVVAFVLAAFPVYWMVNSSFLDRNQIRNPVPTWVPFGGDLDNFRTVFETDQFVSAMRTSLMVTGLTLVVALTFAFVAAVAVSRFRFRGRISFVVTLLVIQMIPAEGLFISQYKMLEATDLLNTVVGLTVVYVAGVLPFTIWTLRGFVEGVPYELEEAAMMDGCTRTQAFFRITFPLLAPGLVATGVFGFIQAWNEFTLALVVMTREDHRTLPLWLSTFTDVNRGTDWGGIMAGSTLIAVPVIVFFLVVQGRMASGLTAGAVKG
- a CDS encoding carbohydrate ABC transporter permease, whose translation is MSTETEHRPGVRPARPREEATVRPTAPRHRDPLPYVLLAPAVLALALALGYPLVRQLVLSFQEFGLAQQFGRAPEWVGLDNYRALLTDAYLWRVTGRTIAFCLVNATLTMLLGVGLALVMRSMSRGVRLLAQTGLLLAWAMPVVASLTVWQWLFDTQYGVVNYLLTALGADYEGHGWLLRPLSFFFVATVVVVWMSVPFVAFTVYAALTQLPEELEEAAEIDGATAWQRLTSIILPTVRPVLLVVALLQVIWDLRVFTQVYILQEAGGSARGTNLLGTYIYRLGIGGGDFGTSAAVAVFMLALTVVLTAPYVRAMLRQERQA